One window from the genome of Microbulbifer pacificus encodes:
- a CDS encoding tetratricopeptide repeat protein has protein sequence MLFPPSIKRALHRSSLALAIASALMSTATVSADNAAEAEPVEKHKTGAPAQKFQQAQDMRYGAALYHYFQGNSFEALSTLMVSDLRGGIRYHADNADLIRGGISLTFGLEQQAAELFEKQLLKAGEEDQQERLARYREIAWLKLAELNYRHQDWDTAAQQLEKSGAMHQSALTLNLAIRRGDLQQARQLLNMADLPVAERALALSNLAAAQARSQQFEIAAQDYRRAALLVEQALSRPDMSSESEEELRILRDKARIGAGYAMALSGDLIAAAEEFRGVRLDTPWSADALLGLGWASVNGGNHQQAVDALGYLIRENPLSPQVQEALLALPFSYEQLRRPKLALRAYQNAERKYEQALDDLHKLHSAAAHLQFAEVNAESDIELRRYGWLEDATTPALIRMNQQYLLQMMQSDRLQLQLSELRDLRHLDRVLEQWQERLPELHTLIDEREQRRIDIVQRHSSAQYDQQVQIAEQELAKLKRALARIEADADGLAMLATSDSEAAGLFQMVREAEARYARLMAAGKTSNYQQQTLARARGILQWQAAEQYHDNLWQKRKAITSLEQELTTAARRERKVARIAAEAPQLNLLAGSVDDAGLRLQQQRNTIHRASSILEARIREDMRTALVQATERVEQYMAHTRLAIARIQDAAMQGMYDLPPEIDTPSVSGAASAPGDMKTETGSAPDIHSEAQPSEPSDISEAEAEPDTATEVPL, from the coding sequence AGGCGCAGGACATGCGCTACGGTGCCGCGCTGTATCACTACTTTCAGGGCAACAGCTTCGAAGCGCTGAGTACCCTGATGGTATCGGACCTGCGCGGTGGAATCCGCTATCACGCCGACAATGCGGATCTGATTCGCGGCGGGATCAGCCTTACCTTCGGGCTTGAGCAACAAGCCGCGGAACTGTTTGAGAAGCAGCTACTGAAGGCCGGGGAAGAAGACCAACAAGAGCGCCTCGCCCGCTACCGGGAAATCGCCTGGCTGAAACTGGCGGAACTCAACTACCGTCACCAGGACTGGGACACCGCTGCGCAGCAGTTAGAGAAATCCGGCGCGATGCACCAGAGCGCCCTGACGCTCAACCTCGCGATTCGCCGCGGCGATCTGCAACAGGCGCGTCAACTTCTGAACATGGCCGATCTGCCCGTGGCGGAGCGCGCCCTGGCGCTCAGCAATCTGGCCGCGGCGCAGGCACGTTCACAACAATTTGAGATTGCCGCTCAGGATTATCGCCGAGCGGCTCTGCTGGTAGAGCAGGCGCTGAGCCGGCCGGACATGTCTTCGGAATCGGAAGAAGAGCTGCGCATTCTGCGCGACAAGGCGAGAATAGGTGCGGGTTATGCCATGGCCCTCAGCGGCGACCTGATCGCGGCGGCGGAAGAATTCCGCGGCGTGCGCCTGGATACGCCCTGGTCCGCAGATGCGCTGCTGGGGCTTGGCTGGGCCTCCGTAAATGGTGGCAACCATCAGCAGGCCGTTGATGCGCTTGGTTATCTTATTCGAGAAAACCCTCTCTCCCCCCAGGTACAGGAAGCGCTGCTGGCGTTGCCGTTCAGCTACGAACAGCTGCGCCGGCCCAAACTCGCACTGCGCGCGTACCAGAATGCAGAGCGCAAGTACGAACAGGCGCTGGACGATCTGCACAAATTGCACAGTGCCGCCGCACATCTGCAATTTGCCGAAGTCAACGCCGAGTCGGACATTGAACTGCGCCGCTATGGCTGGCTGGAGGACGCAACCACTCCAGCGCTCATCCGGATGAACCAGCAATACCTGTTACAGATGATGCAGAGCGACCGCTTACAGCTGCAGTTGTCTGAACTGCGTGACCTGCGCCATCTGGACCGGGTGCTGGAGCAGTGGCAAGAACGATTGCCAGAACTCCACACCTTGATCGACGAGCGCGAGCAGCGCCGCATCGACATCGTGCAGCGGCACAGCAGCGCGCAGTACGACCAGCAGGTGCAGATTGCCGAGCAGGAACTGGCGAAATTAAAGCGGGCACTTGCACGTATTGAAGCGGATGCAGACGGACTCGCCATGCTCGCCACCAGCGACAGTGAGGCTGCCGGGTTATTCCAAATGGTACGCGAGGCCGAAGCCCGCTACGCGCGCCTTATGGCAGCGGGCAAGACCAGCAACTATCAACAGCAGACACTGGCGCGAGCCCGCGGCATTCTGCAGTGGCAGGCGGCCGAACAGTATCACGACAACCTTTGGCAGAAGCGCAAGGCCATCACCTCGCTGGAACAGGAACTCACAACCGCGGCGCGCCGCGAGCGCAAGGTCGCGCGTATCGCTGCCGAAGCACCACAGCTGAATCTGCTGGCGGGCAGCGTGGATGACGCCGGCCTGCGTCTGCAGCAGCAACGCAACACGATCCACCGTGCAAGCAGTATTCTCGAAGCGCGAATCCGCGAAGATATGCGCACAGCGCTGGTGCAGGCGACGGAACGTGTCGAGCAATACATGGCGCATACCCGGCTCGCCATTGCGCGCATCCAGGATGCCGCCATGCAGGGGATGTACGACCTGCCACCGGAAATTGACACTCCGTCGGTCTCCGGTGCCGCGTCCGCACCGGGCGATATGAAGACCGAAACCGGCAGCGCACCTGATATCCACAGTGAAGCACAACCCAGCGAGCCATCTGACATATCCGAAGCGGAAGCCGAGCCCGACACCGCGACCGAGGTGCCATTGTGA